In Nocardia sputorum, a single genomic region encodes these proteins:
- a CDS encoding Rieske 2Fe-2S domain-containing protein, which translates to MAVTPQGGAKVRELDVGAAPTRYARGWHCLGLAKTFRDGKPHAVNVFGTKLVVWADSNGELRVLDAYCRHMGGDLSMGEVKGDDIACPFHDWRWSGTNGKCTAIPYARRVPPLARTRKWTTLERNGQLFVWHDHEGSQPPPEVTIPHIKGPYTDADGNPSEQLDSGWTDWTWNSMLIEGANCREIIDNVVDMAHFFYIHFAFPTYFKNVFEGHIATQFLETKGRPDIGMASKYGGDTLLKSEASYFGPSYMINPLINIYSGYEVKSVLINCHYPVTQDSFVLQWGITLEKPKGVEGEMATKLAEKMTEGISVGFLQDVEIWKHKSKVENPLLCEEDGPVYQLRRWYEQFYVDLADVTEKMTQRFEFEVDTTKANEAWEAEVAENLRRKRESEEAEAGV; encoded by the coding sequence ATGGCAGTTACGCCACAGGGCGGTGCGAAGGTCCGGGAGCTGGATGTCGGCGCCGCACCGACTCGCTATGCGCGGGGATGGCATTGCCTGGGTCTGGCCAAGACGTTCCGGGACGGCAAGCCGCACGCGGTGAACGTCTTCGGCACCAAGCTCGTCGTCTGGGCCGACAGCAACGGTGAACTGCGGGTGCTGGACGCGTACTGCAGGCACATGGGCGGCGACCTGAGCATGGGCGAGGTCAAGGGCGACGACATCGCCTGTCCGTTCCACGACTGGCGCTGGTCGGGCACCAACGGCAAGTGCACCGCGATTCCGTACGCGCGCCGGGTGCCGCCGCTGGCGCGCACCAGGAAGTGGACCACGCTGGAGCGCAACGGTCAGTTGTTCGTCTGGCACGACCACGAGGGCAGCCAGCCGCCGCCCGAGGTCACCATCCCGCACATCAAGGGCCCTTACACCGACGCCGACGGCAACCCCAGTGAGCAGCTCGACAGCGGGTGGACCGACTGGACCTGGAACTCGATGCTGATCGAGGGCGCCAACTGCCGCGAGATCATCGACAACGTGGTCGACATGGCCCACTTCTTCTACATCCATTTCGCCTTCCCGACGTACTTCAAGAACGTCTTCGAGGGGCACATCGCCACCCAGTTCCTGGAGACCAAGGGCAGGCCGGACATCGGCATGGCCTCCAAGTACGGCGGTGACACGCTGCTCAAGTCCGAGGCCTCGTACTTCGGCCCCTCGTACATGATCAACCCGTTGATCAACATCTACAGCGGTTACGAGGTCAAGAGCGTCCTGATCAACTGCCACTACCCGGTCACCCAGGACTCCTTCGTCCTGCAATGGGGTATCACGCTGGAGAAGCCGAAGGGCGTCGAGGGCGAGATGGCGACCAAGCTGGCGGAGAAGATGACCGAGGGCATCAGCGTCGGCTTCCTGCAGGACGTCGAGATCTGGAAGCACAAGTCCAAGGTCGAGAACCCGCTGCTGTGCGAGGAGGACGGGCCGGTCTACCAGCTGCGCCGCTGGTACGAACAGTTCTACGTCGACCTGGCCGACGTCACCGAGAAGATGACCCAGCGCTTCGAGTTCGAGGTGGACACCACCAAGGCCAACGAGGCGTGGGAGGCGGAGGTCGCGGAGAACCTGCGGCGCAAGCGCGAGTCCGAGGAAGCCGAGGCCGGCGTCTGA
- the hsaA gene encoding 3-hydroxy-9,10-secoandrosta-1,3,5(10)-triene-9,17-dione monooxygenase oxygenase subunit: protein MTQEVTERVEALLPTLRERAQEAEDLRRIPDESMKALQETGFFRLLQPKQWGGHAADPVVFYDTVRKIASACGSTGWVAGIVGVHNWHLALFAQQAQEDVWGEDTEVRISSSYAPMGAGTVVDGGYLVNGAWAWSSGCDHATWAVLGGPVIKDGKPVDFGSFLIPRDDYRIDDVWNVVGLRGTGSNTVVVKDVFVPSHRFLSFRAMSELKSPGLEQNTDPVYKMPWGTIHPTTISTPIVGMAYGAYAAHVEHQGKRVRAAYAGEKAKEDPFAKVRIAEAASDIDAAWRQLSGNVADEYALLVAGQEIPFDLRVRARRDQVRATGRSIAAIDKLFESSGATALANGTPLQRFWRDAHAGRVHAANDPERAYLMYGTHEFGLPVTDGMV from the coding sequence ATGACGCAAGAAGTGACCGAACGGGTCGAAGCGCTGTTGCCGACGTTGCGCGAACGCGCACAGGAGGCCGAGGACCTGCGGCGCATCCCCGACGAAAGCATGAAGGCGTTGCAGGAGACCGGCTTCTTCCGGCTGCTCCAGCCCAAGCAGTGGGGCGGTCACGCCGCCGATCCGGTGGTCTTCTACGACACCGTGCGCAAGATCGCCAGCGCCTGCGGATCCACCGGCTGGGTGGCCGGCATTGTGGGCGTGCACAACTGGCACCTGGCGCTGTTCGCGCAGCAGGCGCAGGAAGACGTCTGGGGCGAGGACACCGAAGTGCGGATCTCCTCCTCCTACGCGCCGATGGGCGCGGGCACGGTCGTCGACGGCGGTTACCTCGTCAACGGCGCGTGGGCCTGGTCGTCCGGCTGCGATCACGCCACCTGGGCGGTCCTCGGCGGCCCGGTGATCAAGGACGGCAAGCCGGTCGACTTCGGCAGCTTCCTCATCCCGCGCGACGACTACCGCATCGACGACGTGTGGAACGTGGTCGGCCTGCGCGGCACCGGCTCCAACACGGTCGTGGTGAAAGACGTCTTCGTGCCGTCGCACCGGTTCCTCAGCTTCCGCGCCATGAGCGAACTGAAATCGCCCGGTCTGGAACAGAACACCGATCCGGTCTACAAAATGCCCTGGGGCACCATCCATCCCACCACGATCTCCACCCCGATCGTCGGCATGGCCTACGGCGCCTACGCGGCGCACGTCGAGCACCAGGGCAAGCGGGTACGCGCGGCCTACGCAGGCGAGAAGGCCAAGGAGGACCCGTTCGCCAAAGTGCGCATCGCGGAGGCCGCCAGCGACATCGACGCCGCGTGGCGGCAGCTGTCGGGCAACGTCGCCGACGAATACGCGCTGCTGGTGGCGGGCCAGGAGATCCCGTTCGACCTGCGCGTGCGGGCCCGCCGCGACCAGGTGCGCGCGACCGGCCGCTCGATCGCCGCGATCGACAAGCTGTTCGAGAGTTCCGGCGCCACCGCGCTGGCCAACGGCACGCCGCTGCAACGCTTCTGGCGCGACGCGCACGCGGGCCGGGTGCACGCGGCCAACGACCCCGAGCGCGCCTACCTGATGTATGGCACGCACGAGTTCGGCCTCCCCGTCACCGACGGCATGGTGTAG